Proteins encoded by one window of Moorella humiferrea:
- a CDS encoding (2Fe-2S)-binding protein, with amino-acid sequence MPGIKLTVNGRLYQVDVPADTTLLELLRDYLGLTGTKEGCGKGECGACTVIMDGLAVDSCLIPAAKADGAEIQTVEGLASPDGRLHPLQEAFIGEGAVQCGFCTPGMIMSAKALLDRNPNPSREEIKDALAGNLCRCTGYAKIIAAVEKAAAVMGTPAGGGRIEGSRSGRGAALLSSQEREE; translated from the coding sequence GTGCCGGGGATCAAACTTACCGTCAACGGCCGTCTTTACCAGGTGGATGTGCCGGCTGATACGACTCTGCTGGAACTTTTGCGGGATTATTTGGGACTTACCGGTACCAAGGAAGGGTGCGGCAAGGGGGAATGCGGCGCCTGCACGGTGATCATGGACGGCCTGGCCGTGGATTCCTGCTTGATACCGGCGGCCAAGGCCGACGGTGCCGAAATTCAGACTGTCGAAGGTCTGGCTTCCCCTGACGGTCGGCTCCATCCCCTGCAGGAAGCCTTCATCGGCGAAGGGGCCGTCCAGTGCGGTTTCTGCACCCCGGGCATGATCATGAGCGCCAAGGCCCTCCTGGACCGGAACCCCAATCCTTCCCGGGAGGAAATAAAAGACGCCCTGGCGGGCAACCTGTGCCGCTGCACCGGTTATGCTAAAATTATAGCTGCGGTAGAAAAGGCGGCCGCCGTTATGGGAACCCCGGCCGGGGGCGGCCGGATTGAAGGGTCGCGTTCCGGGCGAGGGGCGGCGTTATTGTCTTCGCAGGAAAGGGAGGAATAA
- a CDS encoding double-cubane-cluster-containing anaerobic reductase has protein sequence MSNAYREMWRDLGLDLERHDAFLAALPGAFSEVFLQQDNRPAGMAYFDNLLGEAHGRRVEEILAHKRAGRLVAGTFCVFVPEELILAVDGVSVGLCAGTQFTVPAGEQILPRNLCPLIKSLVGFKLERICPYFQVVDFLVGETTCDGKKKTWEILNDYVPTYVMELPQRKEAADLALWEGEIYRFKEEIERRSGQKIDSEKLNAAIKKANARRAALQRLYQARRADPVPISGKDALLISQLAFFDDPDRFTAQVNALCEELEDRIARGEGVTSKGAPRLLVTGTPMPLPYWKLHHLVEKSGAVIIGEETCTGSRYFAGMVPEDGETLSQQVKNLARRLLDINCACFTPNTSRMEDILRLAREGKADGVIYYSLQFCQTYALEARQVEKALREAGLPVLCLESDFSEKDAAQLQTRIEAFLEMITS, from the coding sequence TTGAGCAATGCTTACCGGGAGATGTGGCGGGATTTAGGGCTGGACCTGGAAAGGCACGATGCCTTTTTGGCGGCGTTGCCCGGGGCCTTTAGCGAGGTTTTTTTACAACAAGATAACCGGCCGGCGGGTATGGCATATTTTGATAACCTTTTAGGTGAGGCCCATGGCAGGAGGGTCGAAGAAATTTTGGCCCATAAAAGAGCCGGGCGGCTGGTGGCCGGTACCTTTTGTGTTTTTGTGCCGGAAGAACTTATCCTTGCCGTCGATGGGGTTAGTGTCGGGCTCTGTGCAGGAACCCAGTTTACCGTTCCTGCCGGGGAACAAATTTTACCGCGTAACCTGTGCCCCCTGATTAAGTCTCTGGTTGGCTTTAAACTGGAGCGGATTTGCCCTTACTTTCAGGTCGTCGATTTTCTTGTTGGCGAAACTACCTGTGATGGGAAAAAGAAGACCTGGGAAATCCTCAATGATTATGTTCCTACTTACGTAATGGAATTGCCCCAGCGTAAGGAAGCGGCCGACCTGGCCCTCTGGGAAGGGGAAATTTACCGATTTAAAGAAGAAATTGAACGACGGTCGGGACAAAAAATCGATAGTGAGAAATTAAATGCCGCTATCAAGAAGGCCAATGCCCGCCGTGCGGCCCTGCAGCGCCTGTATCAAGCCCGCCGGGCCGACCCGGTTCCTATTAGCGGAAAAGACGCCCTGCTAATTTCGCAACTGGCTTTCTTTGATGACCCGGATCGTTTCACGGCTCAAGTTAATGCCCTTTGCGAAGAACTTGAGGATAGGATTGCCCGGGGTGAAGGTGTTACCAGTAAAGGAGCACCGCGTCTCCTGGTAACGGGGACACCCATGCCTTTACCTTACTGGAAGCTACACCACCTGGTGGAGAAGTCAGGGGCGGTGATTATCGGTGAAGAAACATGTACCGGCAGCCGTTATTTCGCCGGGATGGTGCCTGAAGACGGCGAAACCTTATCCCAGCAGGTAAAAAATTTGGCCCGGCGATTGCTGGACATCAACTGTGCCTGCTTTACTCCCAATACGTCCCGGATGGAAGACATCCTGCGCCTGGCCAGGGAAGGAAAGGCCGACGGGGTGATTTATTATTCCCTCCAGTTCTGTCAGACTTATGCCCTTGAAGCCCGGCAGGTGGAAAAAGCCCTGCGGGAAGCGGGGCTACCGGTTTTATGCCTGGAAAGTGATTTCAGCGAAAAAGACGCGGCCCAGCTCCAGACCAGGATAGAAGCCTTTTTGGAAATGATAACCTCTTAA
- a CDS encoding DUF2933 domain-containing protein — MNHRKHGLLMLLGCGLMIVAVFFLLTRGAAASDGTAGGSWAWLLFLLCPLMHLFMMGGHNHGECQHGEQKDPGKSEDAG, encoded by the coding sequence ATGAATCACAGAAAGCATGGCTTGCTAATGCTCCTGGGTTGTGGCCTGATGATAGTGGCCGTATTTTTCTTACTGACCCGCGGTGCAGCTGCAAGCGACGGCACCGCCGGTGGTAGTTGGGCCTGGCTGTTATTCTTGCTTTGTCCCCTGATGCACCTTTTCATGATGGGCGGGCACAATCACGGTGAATGTCAGCATGGGGAGCAAAAGGATCCCGGTAAAAGTGAAGACGCAGGATGA
- a CDS encoding M20 metallopeptidase family protein, with protein MVERDYYLAEAENLKPQLVAWRRQLHQYPELSFEEKETAALVAGVLEQLGLKVRTGIGGTGIIGILHGAKEGPAVALRADMDALPLQEATGAEYASRCPGRMHACGHDAHMAIVLGAATLLATHRRELPGPVVFLFQPGEELPPGGARLLIEAGALADPPVKAVFGLHVTSALPAGTVGVRSGAAMASADNFTIRIKGRTSHGAAPHLGADAIVAAAQAILALQSIVARRIDPVQPAVLTIGTINGGEKENIVAGEVTMTGTTRALNQVTRQQLEKDMREILAGVAAASGTEIELDYLLGYPPLINDARLTELFRRVAGELLGPGKVFELAAPSMGAEDFARYAEKVPAVYFNLGAAIPGEPPYPWHHPRFNINEDCLPIGSALLSWLAFKALADF; from the coding sequence TTGGTAGAAAGAGATTACTACCTGGCAGAAGCTGAAAACCTCAAACCGCAGCTGGTCGCCTGGCGGCGGCAGCTGCACCAGTACCCGGAACTGAGTTTTGAGGAAAAAGAAACAGCCGCCCTGGTGGCCGGGGTGTTAGAGCAACTGGGTTTGAAGGTCAGGACAGGTATCGGTGGTACCGGGATTATCGGAATCCTGCACGGGGCGAAAGAAGGCCCCGCCGTGGCCTTAAGGGCGGATATGGATGCCTTGCCCCTCCAGGAGGCTACGGGGGCGGAATATGCTTCCCGCTGCCCGGGCCGGATGCATGCCTGCGGCCATGATGCCCATATGGCCATCGTTTTAGGGGCGGCGACGCTGCTAGCAACCCACCGCCGGGAACTCCCTGGCCCGGTGGTTTTCCTTTTTCAACCCGGGGAGGAATTACCCCCTGGCGGGGCTCGTCTGCTGATTGAAGCCGGAGCCCTGGCCGATCCACCGGTCAAGGCCGTCTTTGGCCTCCATGTAACTTCTGCCCTGCCAGCAGGTACGGTGGGCGTCAGATCGGGAGCTGCTATGGCCTCGGCCGATAACTTTACCATTAGGATCAAGGGGCGTACCAGCCACGGTGCTGCACCCCACCTGGGCGCGGATGCCATCGTCGCTGCCGCCCAGGCGATTCTGGCTTTACAGTCTATTGTCGCCCGCCGCATTGATCCGGTGCAGCCGGCCGTTCTGACCATCGGCACTATTAATGGTGGTGAGAAAGAAAATATTGTTGCTGGTGAGGTAACTATGACGGGCACTACCAGGGCCTTAAACCAGGTTACCAGGCAGCAGCTGGAAAAAGATATGCGGGAGATTTTGGCCGGGGTGGCCGCCGCCAGCGGGACGGAGATTGAACTTGATTACCTGCTGGGCTACCCGCCCCTAATAAACGATGCCAGGCTTACCGAACTGTTTCGCCGGGTAGCCGGAGAACTCCTGGGACCGGGAAAGGTATTCGAACTGGCAGCCCCTTCTATGGGTGCCGAGGATTTTGCCCGCTATGCCGAAAAGGTCCCGGCAGTATATTTTAACCTCGGGGCAGCCATCCCGGGAGAGCCTCCCTATCCCTGGCACCATCCCCGGTTTAATATCAACGAAGATTGCCTGCCCATTGGCAGTGCCCTGCTTTCCTGGCTGGCCTTCAAAGCCCTGGCCGATTTCTAA